The genomic region GCCCTCAAGACTGGCCTTTATATCAGATTTGCCATTGGAATATGATATCTTCCTCATATAAAGcaagcttttctattttctgtgcGTGCTCTTGAAtgatctgtcttttttttttttttttgagacagtctcagtcaccctaagtaaagtgctgtggtgtcttggctcacagcaatctccaatgcttgggctcaagtgatcctcttatcttagcctcctgagtaggtgggactacaggcagtgctttttttttttttagagacagtcacACTTTATTGCCTTCCATAGAGTatcgtggtgttacagctcacagcaacctccagctcctgggcttaggcgattctcttgcctcagcctcccgagtaactgggactacaggaacccatcacaacacccggctattttttgttgcagtttggccaggactgggtttgaaccccccaccctgggtatatggggccggcgccctacccactgagccacaggcgatgcctGGCAGTGCTCTTCTTAAGTCATTTTTGTGCAAACGATGGTGGCCAAAGGCCTTGATGAGGTTACCTTCTGTTTGCATTGACTTGCCCCAGGTCCAAACTGAGAGTGAAGACAGAGAGGCTGCTGTGACTTCTGACTGCCAGGTTTCTTGAGGAAGATTACCTTTATTAGTATAAAGGCATAGAGTTGTCGTGCTCTCCCAAGATGGCGGCTCCTCCGGGTGAGTACTTCAGCGTTGGGAGCCAGGTGTCGTGCCGGACGTGCCAGGAGCAGCGGCTGCAGGGCGAGGTGGTAGCCTTCGACTACCAGTCCAAAATGCTGGCTTTAAAATGTCCCTCTTCCAGTGGAAAGCCCAATCACGCAGACATCCTGCTTATAAACTTACAGTATGTTTCAGAAGTGGAAATAATTAATGACCGAACAGAAACCCCTCCTCCCCTAGCTTCACTCAATGTTAGTAAGCTTGCCAGCAAAGCACGGACGGAGAAAGAGGAGAAGCTGAGCCAGGCCTATGCAATCAGTGCTGGTGTCTCCTTAGAGGGCCAGCAGCTCTTCCAGACCATTCACAAGACCATTAAAGACTGTAAAtggcaagaaaaaaacattgtagTCATGGAAGAAGTTGTTATTACACCCCCATATCAAGTGGAAAACTGTAAAGGCAAAGAGGGGAGTGCACTGAGCCATGTACGCAAAATAGTTGAAAAACATTTTAGAGATGTGGAAAGCCAAAAGATACTGCAACGTTCACAAGCCCAGCAACCACAGAAGGAGGCTACCCTGTCATCCTGAGTCCATATACATGGAGGACTCTTCCAGCATCCAGCCAAGGAGGCGGTGGTGGTGGCTTCAGCGGAGGCAGGCCGGGGGAGGGAAGGGATCCTATATGTCCTGTTGGCTCTTGTTAACAAAGGGTCAGCATTTCCAAATCTTAGACTTGAACAAACAAAAcacccaacaaaaaagaacaagagaataatttaaaaaaaaaaaaaaaaaaggcatagagTTGTCAATAATATGCATGTATGAGTTATTATTATCAATATCACTGGCCCAATATTGGAGTGTGCAACCATTCCTACTATTATCTAGATCAATCTTAATGTTGTCACCTAAATAAGTTCCCACTTCTGGGACTAATTACTCTCTTGTACAGAGAATTGAGGGTGATTGTTAAGTTAGTATTAAGGGATGCATTACTTCTAGGAATTCTTCAGGGATCATTTCTGCTTCAcctgaaagtttgatgtctttaAATGCAAATTACACAGACTCAATAAAAAGCACAGTTGAAGAGTGGAAAAATGTCTTCCTAGGCATTAATATGGGAAGGGGCTGGAGGATCTGGTTTCCATGTTGGGGAagtatatttagaattaaaaatgccCAGCTCCCCAAAAGCACAATCCAGATTCCTGCTACTTGCTTCCTTTGCTCTGTTGGACCTCCAGCCCTGTGACCTCAGGGGATGAGCAGTATCACAGGGAAGAGAGGGATTGCTGTAATAAGCTCTCATTAACTAGTGTCTCTTAGGATCCTTCCTGAGGGTtcaataggaaattaaaaaaaaattatttactttctgtGATAATGAGAATAGTCAATAAGGGAATTTGTAGTGGAAGGATCACAGTTCAAAGAGCaggataatcagaaaaaaatctcaagaggATAAAGCTCTGTGGTACATTGGTGACTTGGTAGCCAAATCATATTTATCTGCATTTGTACATattctgataattaagttcatgaactcaccacC from Nycticebus coucang isolate mNycCou1 chromosome 20, mNycCou1.pri, whole genome shotgun sequence harbors:
- the LOC128573149 gene encoding protein LSM12; translation: MAAPPGEYFSVGSQVSCRTCQEQRLQGEVVAFDYQSKMLALKCPSSSGKPNHADILLINLQYVSEVEIINDRTETPPPLASLNVSKLASKARTEKEEKLSQAYAISAGVSLEGQQLFQTIHKTIKDCKWQEKNIVVMEEVVITPPYQVENCKGKEGSALSHVRKIVEKHFRDVESQKILQRSQAQQPQKEATLSS